A stretch of Lactiplantibacillus brownii DNA encodes these proteins:
- a CDS encoding LURP-one-related/scramblase family protein encodes MRKLYFSRNSFAKGARIVRDEHGQSHYLLVGRWGRRQDALSLYAIQGELLAEIKQTSLGLLPKFDLYYNRQNVGSISKTLGFWHEMIYVRKLRWIIMGSLSNENYRIYHGTELVMTMRPVVTTNGEAFELAISDETTEPICICIAAILDHWQKPTNRERSQSPQEGYNMTFGESNYTLHPHNKLPQT; translated from the coding sequence ATGCGTAAATTATATTTCAGTCGCAATAGTTTTGCTAAGGGCGCTCGCATCGTTCGTGATGAGCACGGTCAGTCACACTACTTACTCGTCGGTCGTTGGGGTCGACGTCAAGATGCGCTCAGCCTCTATGCGATTCAAGGCGAACTACTTGCCGAAATAAAACAAACCTCACTCGGCCTATTGCCGAAGTTTGATTTGTACTACAACCGTCAAAACGTCGGCTCAATTAGTAAGACTTTGGGCTTTTGGCATGAAATGATCTATGTTCGTAAACTCCGCTGGATCATCATGGGAAGTCTCAGCAATGAAAATTACCGCATCTATCACGGGACTGAACTAGTCATGACAATGCGACCGGTCGTCACAACAAACGGCGAAGCTTTTGAACTCGCAATTAGTGATGAAACAACCGAACCAATTTGTATTTGTATCGCCGCGATTCTGGATCACTGGCAAAAGCCAACCAACCGTGAACGATCGCAATCCCCACAAGAAGGCTATAACATGACCTTCGGCGAAAGTAACTATACGTTGCATCCGCATAACAAATTACCACAAACATAA
- a CDS encoding LysR family transcriptional regulator produces MNLDHLRYFVALSRTENYTQTAKLLHITQPSLTKAIHTLEAELNIALFQKSGRSVTLTPAGKVFSNDIASALLLIDKSVTNVKRFNEQKAPIRVASLRTLTIKWLPDMAQRFLQLGAHAAVQFQFNTDTGLSPDILKGIRNHKYDVAFCSKLDYFSDIEFFPVAEQNMVCITPMTHPLANRSSINLTETLAYPQITFSKRSGLYPIMQKLFDDCGDQPISAYSVEEDQAIAGLVASGFGIAIVPNMSILQTMPVKIIPLSFPTWQRILYMGVLKHRTPQPAVEEFITFVREQSKTLSINNI; encoded by the coding sequence ATGAATTTGGATCATTTGCGCTATTTTGTCGCATTGTCCCGTACTGAAAACTATACTCAAACTGCCAAGCTGTTACATATTACACAGCCTAGTTTAACCAAGGCCATCCACACCTTAGAGGCCGAATTAAATATTGCGCTCTTCCAGAAGTCTGGTCGTAGCGTCACACTAACGCCTGCTGGCAAGGTCTTTTCAAATGATATTGCCTCTGCCTTGCTACTGATTGACAAGAGTGTGACTAACGTTAAACGGTTTAATGAACAAAAAGCCCCGATTCGTGTCGCGTCATTGCGAACACTAACCATTAAGTGGTTACCCGACATGGCGCAACGCTTTTTACAACTTGGCGCTCACGCTGCGGTGCAGTTTCAATTCAATACAGATACCGGTCTCTCCCCAGATATTTTAAAGGGCATCCGTAACCACAAATACGATGTCGCCTTTTGTTCCAAACTAGATTACTTTAGTGATATTGAATTTTTCCCGGTTGCCGAACAAAACATGGTTTGTATTACCCCAATGACCCATCCCTTGGCTAATCGTTCCAGCATTAACTTAACGGAAACACTAGCCTATCCCCAAATCACTTTTTCAAAACGTAGTGGGTTATATCCCATTATGCAAAAACTTTTTGATGATTGTGGTGATCAACCCATCAGTGCCTATTCCGTGGAAGAAGATCAAGCTATCGCTGGTTTAGTTGCGAGTGGTTTTGGAATTGCCATTGTCCCTAATATGTCCATTTTACAAACCATGCCAGTTAAAATTATTCCGCTATCTTTTCCGACGTGGCAACGTATCCTATACATGGGTGTCCTCAAACATCGCACGCCACAGCCGGCCGTTGAAGAATTCATTACCTTCGTCCGCGAACAAAGTAAAACGCTCTCTATCAACAATATTTAA
- a CDS encoding 3'-5' exonuclease: protein MNFVAMDFETASAKRDSACSLALTIVRNNQIADEFYTLIKPETDFFWRNVQIHGIHAADVADAPKFPAVWEHIQPFFQRDRLVIAHNAPFDTGVLRQTLAHYGISAPEYLSMDTVKTSKKFYPELPNHKLDTMCRALNIELQHHHNALDDSLACANILITEAQQFGAERLKPFVRVQG, encoded by the coding sequence TTGAATTTTGTCGCCATGGACTTTGAAACTGCCAGCGCCAAACGTGATAGCGCTTGTTCGCTGGCCCTCACCATTGTTCGTAACAATCAAATTGCGGATGAATTTTATACTTTGATCAAACCAGAAACAGACTTCTTCTGGCGCAACGTCCAAATCCACGGTATTCACGCGGCGGACGTGGCGGATGCCCCGAAGTTTCCCGCCGTTTGGGAACACATTCAACCGTTCTTTCAACGGGATCGGCTCGTCATTGCCCATAATGCGCCGTTTGATACTGGCGTGTTACGCCAAACGCTAGCGCATTATGGCATCAGCGCACCAGAATATCTGTCGATGGATACCGTCAAAACGAGTAAAAAATTCTACCCTGAATTACCTAACCACAAGCTTGACACCATGTGCCGAGCGTTAAACATTGAACTGCAACATCACCATAATGCGCTCGATGATAGTTTGGCTTGTGCCAATATTCTGATCACCGAGGCACAACAATTTGGTGCTGAGCGGCTCAAACCGTTCGTCCGCGTTCAAGGTTAA
- a CDS encoding Cof-type HAD-IIB family hydrolase: MISIIASDMDGTLLNNEMTVSDFNAQAILKAQQQGVHFIISTGRRYSEAQPLIAAQGITAPLITLNGAEVYDASGKMLDMVPITKTVARAIFHTLASQGYYYEVVGNDGVYSNSKAKRVEQIAHLLTNLNPDTSFKIAVTLATARLELMDINYVTDYNELLDDPKNHVMKIITFSQAGPEKLKPLSTELLAKHSSIKITSSARSNIEINNINAQKGIAVERYANMLNTPMSNVMAIGDNNNDVSMLKLAGTSYAMGNATAEVKQLANHVTETNVNDGVGKAILEVLANQ; the protein is encoded by the coding sequence ATGATTTCGATTATCGCTTCTGACATGGATGGGACCCTTTTGAATAACGAAATGACCGTATCGGATTTCAATGCCCAAGCCATTCTCAAAGCCCAGCAGCAAGGCGTCCATTTTATTATTTCCACGGGTCGCCGCTACTCTGAAGCTCAGCCGTTGATTGCTGCGCAAGGCATCACCGCCCCACTAATTACTTTAAACGGGGCCGAAGTGTACGATGCTTCCGGCAAAATGCTCGATATGGTCCCAATCACGAAAACGGTCGCGCGTGCAATTTTTCATACCCTCGCTTCGCAAGGCTACTACTACGAAGTCGTTGGTAACGACGGCGTCTACTCTAATAGCAAAGCTAAGCGGGTTGAACAAATTGCCCACTTATTAACAAATTTAAATCCGGATACTTCCTTTAAAATTGCCGTAACGTTAGCAACCGCTCGGCTAGAATTAATGGATATCAACTATGTAACTGATTACAATGAACTCCTTGACGATCCTAAGAATCACGTCATGAAGATCATTACGTTCAGCCAAGCTGGTCCGGAAAAATTAAAACCATTATCAACTGAATTATTAGCCAAACATTCTTCCATTAAGATCACCTCTTCGGCGCGCTCGAATATTGAAATCAATAATATTAACGCCCAAAAAGGGATCGCCGTTGAGCGGTATGCCAATATGCTCAACACACCTATGAGTAACGTTATGGCAATTGGCGACAACAACAACGACGTTTCCATGTTGAAACTCGCTGGCACGAGCTACGCCATGGGTAACGCTACGGCCGAAGTTAAACAGCTCGCGAACCACGTGACAGAAACTAATGTGAACGATGGTGTCGGTAAAGCCATTTTGGAAGTGTTAGCTAATCAATAG
- a CDS encoding SDR family NAD(P)-dependent oxidoreductase codes for MTNSWLGLTDKVVAITGAVGGMGTKFCEEFAKQGAKIVLIDMIADKTQIYAEELTKKYGVETLAVQCNTTDEAEVDATVKAVIDKFGKIDVLVNTAAILRFSPLEALRLDEWQTALNVNLTGYFLMSQRFGRVMIQQKHGTMVHISTVASRSPETYSGAYSTTKAAVNMMSKQMAAEWGQYGVRSNCVLPCLVKTPLSANFYSDPAVENGRKRLVASRRIGTLDDIANTVLFMASDRSDYTNGDEVTVDGGLHMMMSDMIPKPGGRRQYAIDHHQPAKK; via the coding sequence ATGACGAATAGTTGGTTAGGATTAACGGATAAAGTTGTTGCGATTACAGGTGCTGTTGGCGGTATGGGAACAAAATTTTGTGAGGAATTTGCAAAACAAGGTGCCAAAATTGTCTTGATTGATATGATTGCCGATAAAACACAAATCTATGCTGAAGAATTAACGAAAAAGTACGGTGTGGAAACGTTAGCGGTGCAATGTAATACCACGGATGAAGCAGAAGTTGACGCAACCGTTAAAGCGGTGATCGATAAATTTGGGAAAATTGACGTGTTAGTCAATACGGCGGCGATTCTACGTTTTTCACCACTTGAAGCCTTACGCTTGGACGAATGGCAAACTGCTTTAAATGTTAATTTGACGGGTTACTTCCTAATGTCACAACGGTTCGGCCGCGTCATGATTCAGCAAAAACATGGCACGATGGTTCACATTTCAACTGTCGCTTCACGTTCGCCTGAAACCTACAGTGGTGCCTACAGTACGACCAAAGCAGCTGTAAACATGATGTCAAAGCAAATGGCTGCTGAATGGGGTCAATATGGTGTTCGGAGCAACTGTGTTTTACCTTGCTTGGTTAAGACACCGTTATCCGCCAACTTCTATAGTGATCCAGCTGTTGAAAATGGCCGCAAACGGTTAGTCGCTAGTCGGCGTATCGGAACCTTGGATGATATCGCTAATACCGTTTTATTCATGGCCAGTGACCGTTCTGATTATACTAATGGCGATGAAGTGACTGTTGATGGTGGCTTACACATGATGATGTCAGACATGATTCCTAAGCCAGGCGGCCGTCGTCAATATGCCATCGATCATCATCAACCAGCTAAAAAATAA
- a CDS encoding sugar phosphate isomerase/epimerase family protein, with amino-acid sequence MTKLHPITVSSWTLGDQCTFEDRCKAASAAGYDGIGLRAETYVDALNEGLTDEDILAILAKYNIRCTEVEYIVQWCEPTRSYEQKYKEQACFHMCELFGVKHINTGLMEDYSIAYTAKKLQELAARAGDLIIALEPMPYSGLPNLDKTWQIMQQADCDNVYMLLDMWHWVRANQPYDLLTKEQAKRVISIQIDDAYTRPYAMSILRDESMHDRLAPGAGDLDTVGFVKMIKDAGVDPKVIGVEVISDQYMAKGIDYVADYTYKQTVSVLKQAWPEILKEPVKA; translated from the coding sequence ATGACAAAATTACATCCAATTACTGTTAGTTCCTGGACACTTGGTGATCAATGCACTTTCGAAGATCGTTGTAAGGCAGCAAGTGCTGCTGGTTATGATGGTATCGGGCTACGGGCTGAAACCTATGTCGATGCGTTGAATGAAGGCTTAACTGATGAAGATATTTTAGCAATTTTAGCCAAATACAACATTCGTTGCACTGAAGTTGAATATATTGTTCAGTGGTGTGAACCAACCCGTTCCTATGAACAGAAGTATAAGGAACAAGCTTGTTTCCACATGTGTGAACTCTTCGGTGTTAAACATATCAACACTGGGTTGATGGAAGATTACAGCATTGCGTATACCGCCAAGAAATTGCAAGAATTGGCAGCGCGTGCGGGCGACTTAATTATTGCGCTAGAACCAATGCCATATAGTGGTTTACCAAACTTGGACAAGACTTGGCAGATCATGCAACAAGCTGACTGCGATAATGTTTACATGTTATTAGATATGTGGCACTGGGTACGCGCAAATCAACCATATGATCTATTAACCAAGGAACAAGCTAAGCGCGTTATTTCTATTCAGATTGACGATGCCTACACCCGACCATATGCCATGTCCATTTTGCGTGACGAGTCGATGCACGATCGTTTAGCACCAGGTGCTGGTGATTTGGATACGGTTGGCTTCGTTAAAATGATCAAGGATGCCGGTGTTGATCCAAAGGTCATTGGTGTCGAAGTAATTTCTGATCAATATATGGCCAAAGGAATTGATTATGTGGCCGATTATACTTACAAGCAGACGGTTTCAGTTTTGAAGCAAGCTTGGCCTGAAATTTTAAAAGAACCGGTCAAAGCTTAA
- a CDS encoding shikimate dehydrogenase — MEKRISGTTGLFTLLGSPVGHSGSPAMYNFSFQQQGLDYAYLAFDVKKDQMPEAIDALRLFKVRGSNVTMPCKSVAATLADELSPAAKIVGAINVIVNDNGKLTGHITDGIGFVRNLKENGVEVAGKKLVILGAGGAATAVQVQCALDGAKAITIFNQDDAFYANAEKTQQKLKAVKPDVEVKVYPLADQARLTAEIKKADILVNATIVGMKPLDHQSLVDPSELRPDLVVADTVYNPLKTKLIEDAEALGCTVAPGKGMLLWQGDAAYTLFTGKAMPTAEYQAYEARQAAKTH; from the coding sequence ATGGAGAAACGAATTTCAGGTACGACAGGCTTATTTACACTACTCGGTTCACCAGTGGGGCATTCGGGCTCACCCGCGATGTATAATTTTAGCTTTCAACAGCAAGGCTTAGACTATGCCTACTTAGCATTTGATGTGAAAAAGGACCAAATGCCAGAAGCAATTGACGCATTGAGATTATTCAAAGTTCGTGGCAGTAACGTGACCATGCCATGTAAGAGTGTCGCGGCAACGTTAGCGGATGAGTTGTCACCAGCTGCCAAGATTGTTGGCGCAATTAATGTCATCGTTAACGATAATGGGAAGCTGACTGGGCATATTACGGATGGTATCGGGTTTGTCCGTAACTTGAAAGAAAATGGCGTTGAAGTTGCCGGTAAAAAGCTTGTTATTTTAGGAGCTGGTGGTGCGGCAACCGCTGTGCAAGTTCAATGTGCCTTAGATGGGGCCAAAGCGATAACGATCTTTAATCAAGATGATGCATTTTATGCGAATGCCGAAAAGACGCAACAAAAACTCAAGGCTGTTAAGCCAGACGTTGAAGTTAAAGTTTATCCATTAGCTGACCAAGCGCGATTGACTGCAGAAATTAAAAAGGCTGATATTTTAGTCAATGCGACGATTGTTGGGATGAAACCTTTAGATCACCAATCATTAGTCGATCCGAGTGAGTTACGGCCAGACTTAGTCGTTGCGGATACCGTCTATAATCCACTTAAAACCAAACTGATTGAAGATGCCGAAGCGCTAGGCTGTACGGTAGCCCCCGGCAAAGGCATGTTGTTATGGCAAGGTGATGCAGCATACACGCTGTTCACGGGTAAAGCAATGCCAACCGCGGAATATCAAGCCTATGAAGCACGGCAAGCGGCTAAGACACACTAG
- the tsaE gene encoding tRNA (adenosine(37)-N6)-threonylcarbamoyltransferase complex ATPase subunit type 1 TsaE has protein sequence MKSVTVTSPEQTMQLGAQVGQLVQPGDLILLDGDLGAGKTTFTKGLAKSLGIEKNVKSPTFTLVREYQQGRIPLYHMDVYRLEDGGAEDLGLDEYFDGDGVSVVEWSEFISELLPDHYLRIALSRADEQADVRTIKFEPNGTHYQKLVDELER, from the coding sequence ATGAAATCAGTAACAGTCACATCCCCGGAACAAACCATGCAACTAGGCGCCCAAGTCGGCCAACTAGTGCAGCCGGGTGATTTAATTTTATTAGATGGTGATTTAGGTGCCGGCAAGACCACCTTTACAAAAGGACTTGCCAAAAGTTTAGGGATTGAGAAGAATGTCAAAAGTCCCACGTTTACCTTAGTCCGTGAATATCAACAAGGTCGGATTCCGTTGTATCACATGGATGTCTACCGGTTGGAAGATGGCGGCGCCGAGGATTTGGGCTTAGACGAATATTTTGACGGTGATGGCGTCAGTGTGGTTGAATGGTCGGAATTTATTAGTGAGCTCTTACCTGATCACTATCTGCGTATTGCCCTCAGTCGTGCCGATGAGCAGGCGGATGTGCGGACCATTAAGTTTGAACCAAATGGGACTCATTATCAAAAGTTGGTGGATGAATTAGAGAGGTGA
- a CDS encoding uracil-DNA glycosylase, with protein sequence MKAFIHTDWWDVLEPEFEKPYYQQLHKFLKAEYRTKNIHPDMYNIFQAFEWTPFADTKVVILGQDPYHGPHQAHGLSFSVLPGVPVPPSLVNIYKELQTDVGCTPVNHGYLEAWAKQGVLLLNSVLTVQNGIAFSHAGKGWERLTDVAIQRLSERPTPVVFILWGKAARSKISLIDTETNVVLQAPHPSPLSAYRGFFGSKPFSKTNIALKSFGEQPINWQLPAQVSVEK encoded by the coding sequence ATGAAAGCGTTTATTCATACTGATTGGTGGGACGTTCTCGAACCCGAATTTGAGAAGCCGTATTACCAACAATTACACAAGTTTTTGAAAGCTGAATATCGGACGAAAAATATTCATCCCGATATGTACAATATTTTTCAGGCCTTTGAATGGACGCCGTTTGCTGACACCAAGGTCGTTATTTTAGGTCAAGATCCTTATCATGGACCACATCAAGCACATGGACTCAGTTTTTCGGTATTACCTGGTGTGCCAGTGCCGCCATCGTTGGTGAATATTTATAAAGAATTACAAACTGATGTTGGTTGTACACCGGTCAACCATGGTTACTTAGAAGCTTGGGCGAAGCAGGGTGTTTTATTATTGAACTCCGTGTTGACTGTGCAAAATGGCATCGCTTTTTCGCATGCTGGCAAAGGCTGGGAGCGCCTAACGGATGTTGCCATCCAGCGGCTTTCCGAACGCCCGACGCCTGTCGTCTTTATTTTATGGGGCAAGGCCGCTCGCTCGAAAATTTCGTTGATTGATACGGAGACTAATGTCGTGCTTCAAGCGCCACATCCCAGCCCGTTGTCAGCTTATCGTGGCTTTTTTGGTTCCAAACCATTCTCTAAAACTAATATTGCGTTGAAATCATTTGGTGAACAGCCAATCAATTGGCAATTGCCAGCGCAAGTTAGTGTCGAAAAATAG
- a CDS encoding GNAT family N-acetyltransferase, producing the protein MTAEVVDVRPAEAADAAQLLILLKQLATESNTFTVDDGLGELSESDERSQIEQITRTTTNTIFVASLGQRLIGVSTVQATDELIKKQGEVGVAVLKKYWGQGLGTALVEEVIHWAQDFSTLSQLVLTVQLRNQRATKLYQQLGFKQATPASYSVVDPTGKKVAAIDMALAV; encoded by the coding sequence ATGACAGCAGAAGTTGTCGATGTCCGTCCAGCGGAAGCTGCCGATGCAGCACAATTATTAATCTTACTGAAGCAATTAGCCACTGAATCGAACACGTTTACGGTTGATGATGGGTTGGGTGAATTAAGTGAGTCTGATGAACGCAGTCAAATCGAGCAAATCACCCGTACCACGACCAACACCATCTTTGTGGCCTCACTAGGTCAGCGACTGATTGGTGTCAGCACCGTTCAAGCCACGGATGAGTTGATCAAAAAGCAAGGTGAAGTTGGGGTGGCCGTTTTGAAAAAGTATTGGGGTCAAGGCTTAGGAACCGCTTTAGTTGAAGAAGTGATTCATTGGGCACAAGACTTCAGCACGCTGAGTCAGTTAGTCTTAACGGTCCAGCTACGTAATCAACGCGCAACGAAACTCTATCAGCAGTTAGGCTTCAAGCAAGCGACGCCAGCCAGTTATAGCGTGGTCGATCCAACCGGAAAAAAGGTTGCGGCCATTGATATGGCTTTAGCCGTCTAA
- the aroE gene encoding shikimate dehydrogenase: MEARIDGHTTMLGLFGSPVGHSGSPAMYNYSFEKKGINAAYLAFDVQADDMASALTKMRVLNMRGANVTMPCKKIAAKLVDELSPAAELIGAVNTIVNNDGVLVGHNTDGVGFVENLRHHGVEPQGKKVTILGAGGAATAIAVQLALDGATTIHIFNPRDDFYKNAELTAQKIMQKVPTCQVTVGDINDQSALAQAIAQSDILSNATKAGMAPNIEQTNIKDMNVFRDDLVVTDTVYNPAVTKMLADAAEHGSQTIGGKGMLVWQGAAAFKLYSGQDMPVAEVTQLFFSASGGH; this comes from the coding sequence ATGGAAGCAAGAATTGATGGTCATACAACCATGTTAGGACTGTTTGGGTCACCAGTAGGCCATTCAGGTTCACCAGCAATGTATAATTATAGTTTTGAAAAAAAGGGAATCAATGCCGCTTATCTAGCTTTTGATGTACAAGCCGATGACATGGCGAGCGCGTTAACTAAAATGCGCGTCTTGAACATGCGTGGTGCGAACGTTACGATGCCGTGCAAGAAAATTGCGGCAAAGCTGGTTGATGAACTGTCACCAGCTGCGGAATTGATCGGAGCGGTCAACACGATTGTTAATAATGATGGTGTCTTAGTGGGTCACAACACAGATGGGGTGGGGTTCGTCGAAAATCTGCGCCATCATGGCGTTGAACCTCAAGGAAAAAAGGTCACTATCTTGGGTGCTGGTGGTGCGGCTACTGCGATTGCCGTTCAACTAGCTTTGGATGGCGCGACCACGATTCATATTTTTAATCCACGAGACGATTTTTACAAAAATGCTGAATTAACCGCTCAAAAAATCATGCAAAAAGTACCCACTTGTCAAGTAACCGTTGGGGATATTAATGATCAATCCGCGCTTGCTCAAGCTATCGCACAAAGTGACATTTTATCGAACGCGACGAAAGCTGGGATGGCGCCAAATATTGAGCAGACGAATATCAAAGATATGAACGTTTTTCGCGATGATTTAGTTGTTACTGATACTGTTTATAACCCAGCCGTGACTAAAATGTTGGCGGATGCTGCTGAGCATGGCAGTCAGACCATTGGCGGTAAGGGGATGCTCGTTTGGCAAGGTGCCGCGGCCTTTAAACTGTATTCTGGTCAAGATATGCCGGTTGCAGAAGTGACGCAATTGTTCTTCTCGGCTAGTGGAGGACATTGA
- the pta gene encoding phosphate acetyltransferase, with translation MDLFTSLAQKITGKNQTIVFPEGTEPRIVGAAARLAADGLVKPIVLGATAKVEAVAKDLKVDLTGVQVLDPATYPATDKQAMLDALVERRKGKNTPEQAAKMLTDENYFGTMLVYLGKADGMVSGAVHPTGDTVRPALQIIKTKPGSHRISGAFIMQKGDERYVFADCAINIDPDADTLAEIATQSAHTAKVFDIDPKVAMLSFSTKGSAKGDMVTKVQEATAKAQAAEPDLAIDGEMQFDAAFVEKVGLQKAPGSKVAGHANVFVFPELQSGNIGYKIAQRFGNFEAVGPILQGLNKPVSDLSRGASEEDVYKVAIITAAQGLEA, from the coding sequence ATGGATTTATTTACATCATTGGCACAAAAAATTACCGGTAAAAATCAAACTATCGTCTTTCCCGAAGGCACTGAACCACGGATTGTTGGGGCAGCGGCTCGACTCGCTGCAGATGGCTTAGTTAAGCCAATCGTTTTAGGTGCAACCGCTAAAGTTGAAGCGGTTGCCAAAGACTTAAAGGTCGATCTAACCGGCGTTCAAGTCTTAGATCCAGCAACTTATCCAGCAACAGACAAGCAAGCCATGCTCGACGCTTTGGTAGAACGGCGCAAGGGTAAGAATACCCCTGAACAAGCCGCCAAAATGTTGACGGACGAAAACTACTTTGGGACGATGTTAGTTTATTTGGGTAAGGCTGATGGGATGGTCTCCGGTGCGGTACATCCAACTGGTGATACCGTTCGGCCCGCTTTACAAATTATTAAAACTAAGCCCGGTTCACATCGGATCAGTGGGGCTTTCATCATGCAAAAAGGTGACGAACGTTATGTCTTTGCGGATTGTGCCATCAATATTGATCCAGATGCAGACACGTTGGCTGAAATTGCGACCCAAAGTGCACATACCGCGAAAGTCTTTGACATTGACCCGAAAGTTGCCATGTTGAGCTTTTCAACTAAGGGTTCAGCCAAGGGCGACATGGTCACCAAGGTTCAAGAAGCTACTGCAAAAGCCCAAGCAGCCGAACCAGATTTGGCCATTGATGGCGAGATGCAATTTGATGCAGCGTTTGTTGAAAAGGTTGGTCTACAAAAGGCGCCTGGCTCAAAAGTGGCTGGTCATGCCAATGTCTTTGTCTTCCCAGAATTGCAATCTGGTAATATCGGCTACAAGATTGCGCAACGCTTCGGTAACTTTGAAGCGGTTGGCCCAATCTTGCAAGGCTTGAACAAACCGGTTTCAGATTTGTCACGGGGTGCCAGCGAAGAAGACGTCTATAAAGTTGCGATTATCACCGCAGCGCAAGGGTTAGAAGCCTAA
- a CDS encoding MFS transporter, which translates to MATNSNKKYYITAFALYFAYFILGIASSIMGQYKTAFAKAWGAGTLANGTVDVSMVVSVIAAYGLGRLIAYPFAGPVSDKIGRRISGFIGISLYAVFFFCMISVHSLWWAYAIGIVNGIANSFLDTCVSPSVMEIFPKSASIANLFTKFAITLAQFILPFVIGLVASAQLSYQVIFIGCGILMIIDAILILILPFPAQKSATTTTKTTDSQPKHRFSPAAIASILIGFTSSATFMIWLNCNQELGLSYGIKNPSTLQSFYAVGATVAVLLTAQFIHMGLKETTVLILYPSISIIMLLLCYFIEQPIILYIGSFVIGYAAAGGVLQLATSTTIGFFPDSKGLATSLVMIASSIANYVVLSVAAYLTKVTGTGAPRMIILMNIVITLVGVGLAIIVKRHGASAATVPGVEAES; encoded by the coding sequence ATGGCGACTAATTCTAACAAAAAGTATTACATTACGGCATTTGCCCTTTACTTTGCTTACTTTATCTTAGGAATTGCTTCTTCAATTATGGGTCAATATAAAACGGCTTTTGCAAAGGCCTGGGGGGCTGGCACCTTAGCTAATGGCACGGTCGATGTGAGTATGGTTGTGTCGGTCATCGCAGCATATGGCTTAGGACGATTGATTGCCTATCCATTTGCAGGGCCAGTTTCCGATAAAATTGGTCGGCGAATTAGTGGCTTCATTGGCATTTCGTTATACGCGGTCTTCTTCTTCTGTATGATCAGTGTTCATAGTCTGTGGTGGGCTTATGCCATTGGGATTGTCAATGGGATTGCAAACTCATTCTTAGACACTTGTGTTTCGCCAAGCGTGATGGAAATTTTTCCAAAATCAGCTTCAATTGCGAATTTATTTACCAAGTTTGCCATTACTTTGGCCCAATTTATTTTACCGTTTGTCATTGGCTTAGTTGCTAGTGCACAGCTGTCATATCAGGTCATCTTCATTGGTTGCGGTATTTTGATGATTATTGACGCGATTTTAATTTTGATTCTGCCATTTCCTGCTCAAAAGTCAGCGACAACGACGACTAAAACGACCGATTCACAACCTAAGCATCGTTTTAGTCCGGCCGCAATTGCTTCAATTTTAATTGGTTTTACGAGTTCGGCTACTTTTATGATTTGGCTGAATTGTAATCAAGAATTAGGGCTTAGTTATGGTATTAAGAATCCTAGTACGTTGCAATCATTTTATGCGGTGGGTGCTACGGTAGCAGTACTGTTAACGGCGCAATTTATCCATATGGGTTTGAAAGAAACCACTGTGCTGATCTTGTACCCAAGTATTTCAATTATCATGTTATTGCTTTGCTACTTTATCGAACAGCCAATCATTTTATATATCGGTAGCTTTGTCATCGGTTATGCCGCAGCTGGCGGGGTCTTACAATTGGCGACTTCGACGACTATCGGGTTCTTTCCTGATAGTAAAGGCTTGGCGACTTCGTTGGTGATGATTGCTTCAAGTATTGCCAATTATGTGGTCTTGTCGGTGGCAGCCTATTTGACAAAAGTTACGGGTACCGGGGCACCACGGATGATTATTCTAATGAATATCGTGATTACGTTAGTTGGGGTCGGTTTAGCGATCATCGTTAAACGTCATGGCGCCTCAGCAGCTACTGTCCCTGGTGTAGAAGCCGAAAGCTAG